The following proteins come from a genomic window of Populus nigra chromosome 6, ddPopNigr1.1, whole genome shotgun sequence:
- the LOC133697345 gene encoding microtubule-associated protein 70-2-like, with product MSEVSGEGTAVLEVNGGGVATTMTPLTVSGSFKEGPKSSSRRRASVRPSFDADNEFMTLLHGSDPVKVELNRLENEVRDKDRELGDAQAEIKALRLSERLREKAVEELTDELSKVEEKLKLTESLLESKNLEIKKINDEKKASMAAQFAAEATLRRVHAAQKDDDMPPIEAILAPLEAELKLARQEIAKLQDDNKALDRLTKSKEAALIEAERTVQVALAKASMVDDLQNKNQELMKQIEICQEENKILDKMHRQKVAEVEKLTQTVRELEEAVLAGGAAANAVRDYQRKVQEMNEERKTLDRELARAKVTANRVATVVANEWKDANDKVMPVKQWLDERRFLQGEMQQLRDKLAITERAAKSEAQLKEKYQLRLKVLEESLRGSSSSNRSAPEGRCISNGPPRRQSLGGADNISKLTSNGFLSKRTSQSRSLSSSTSSVLKHAKGTSKSFDGGTRSLDRSSKLLLNGAGQNHSFNQPCDGTKETETPNSWKGNSDEKPTEFPPADTEDSVPGILYDMLQKEVVVLRKAGHEKDQSLKDKDDAIEMLAKKVDTLTKAMEVEAKKMRREVAAMEKEVAAMRVEKEHENRAKRFSNLKGPVSAAQILPGRSVSRSGLTRSTQ from the exons ATGTCGGAGGTTTCCGGCGAGGGAACGGCTGTCCTTGAGGTTAATGGTGGAGGTGTGGCCACGACGATGACGCCACTTACCGTGTCTGGATCTTTTAAGGAAGGGCCTAAGAGCTCGTCGAGGAGGCGGGCTTCAGTCAGGCCAAGCTTTGATGCCGACAATGAGTTCATGACTTTGCTTCATGGGTCGGATCCGGTTAAGGTGGAACTTAATCGGCTTGAGAATGAAGTTAGAG ACAAGGATAGAGAGCTGGGAGACGCACAAGCGGAGATCAAGGCGTTGAGGTTATCAGAGAGACTTAGAGAGAAGGCTGTTGAAGAG CTCACTGATGAACTCTCAAAGGTGGAGGAGAAGCTCAAGTTAACGGAATCTCTTCTAGAAAGCAAA AATctagaaatcaagaaaatcaatgatGAGAAGAAGGCCTCCATGGCAGCCCAGTTTGCTGCTGAAGCCACTCTTCGAAGAGTTCATGCTGCTCAGAAGGATGACGACATGCCTCCAATTGAAGCCATTCTTGCACCTCTGGAAGCTGAGCTTAAGCTGGCTCGCCAAGAG ATTGCGAAGCTTCAAGATGATAACAAAGCATTGGATCGTCTAACTAAATCTAAAGAAGCAGCTTTAATTGAGGCTGAAAGGACAGTTCAAGTTGCCTTGGCCAAGGCCTCCATGGTGGATGATCTCCAAAACAAGAACCAGGAGTTAATGAAGCAGATAGAAATTTGTCAG GAAGAGAACAAAATATTGGACAAAATGCATAGACAAAAGGTTGCAGAGGTTGAAAAACTTACCCAGACTGTAAGGGAATTGGAAGAGGCTGTTCTTGCTGGTGGTGCAGCAGCAAATGCTGTTAGGGATTACCAGCGGAAAGTGCAGGAGATGAAT GAGGAAAGAAAAACTCTTGACCGGGAATTGGCCCGTGCAAAGGTAACAGCAAACAGAGTGGCCACAGTTGTAGCAAATGAGTGGAAAGATGCTAATGACAAAGTGATGCCTGTAAAACAATGGCTTGACGAGCGAAGATTTTTGCAG GGAGAAATGCAGCAACTTCGTGACAAGCTTGCTATAACTGAGCGGGCTGCAAAGTCTGAAGCACAGTTGAAA GAGAAATATCAGTTGCGTCTCAAAGTGCTTGAAGAGAGCTTAAGAGGGTCTTCAAGCAGCAATCGCAGTGCACCAGAGGGAAGGTGTATAAGCAATGGGCCGCCTCGTCGTCAATCCTTAGGTGGAGCTGATAACATTTCAAAATTGACCTCCAATGGCTTTTTGTCTAAGAGAACCTCTCAGTCAAGATCTTTGTCCTCTAGCACCAGTTCAGTGCTGAAGCATGCTAAAggaacatcaaaatcatttgaTGGGGGCACAAGATCATTGGACAGGAGTAGTAAATTGCTCTTAAATGGAGCTGGACAAAATCATTCATTCAACCAACCTTGTGATGGAACCAAGGAGACCGAGACACCTAATTCGTGGAAAGGGAACTCGGATGAAAAGCCCACTGAGTTCCCACCAGCAGATACAGAGGACAGTGTTCCTGGGATACTGTATGATATGTTGCAAAAAGAGGTCGTAGTTTTGAGGAAAGCTGGTCATGAAAAAGATCAAAGCCTAAAGGACAAGGATGATGCAATCGAG ATGTTAGCTAAGAAAGTAGATACATTAACTAAGGCAATGGAAGTTGAGGCAAAAAAGATGAGAAGAGAAGTAGCTGCAATGGAGAAGGAGGTTGCTGCCATGCGTGTAGAGAAAGAACATGAGAATAGGGCAAAGCGGTTTAGTAATTTGAAAGGGCCTGTGAGTGCTGCTCAGATTCTTCCTGGGAG AAGTGTATCACGTAGCGGGTTAACACGCAGCACCCAATGA
- the LOC133697063 gene encoding phragmoplastin DRP1C, which produces MATMESLIGLVNRIQRACTVLGDYGGEGMSLWEALPSVAVVGGQSSGKSSVLESVVGRDFLPRGSGIVTRRPLVLQLHKIDGGSDYAEFLHAPRKKFTDFASVRKEIADETDRITGKSKQISNVPIHLSIYSPNVVNLTLIDLPGLTKVAVEGQPESIVEDIENMVRSYVEKPNSIILAISPANQDIATSDAIKLAREVDPSGERTFGVLTKLDLMDKGTNALDVLEGRSYRLQHPWVGIVNRSQADINKNVDMIAARRKEREYFETSPEYGHLSSKMGAEYLAKLLSKHLETVIRQRIPSIIALINKTIDELNAELDRIGRPIAVDSGAQLYTILELCRAFDRVFKEHLDGGRPGGDRIYGVFDHQLPAALKKLPFDRHLSMKNVQKVVSEADGYQPHLIAPEQGYRRLIDGSISYFKGPAEATVDAVHFVLKELVRKSIALTEELKRFPTLQSDIAAAANEALERFRDESRRTVQRLVDMESSYLTVEFFRKLHLEPEKNTNTNPNQPGPNADRYNDNHFRRIGSNVSAYIGMVCDTLRNSIPKAVVYCQVREAKRCLLNNFYAQVGRREKERLGAMLDEDPQLMERRTAIAKRLELYKSARDEIDSVAWK; this is translated from the exons ATGGCTACAATGGAGAGCTTGATCGGTCTCGTAAACAGAATCCAGAGAGCTTGCACTGTTCTCGGCGATTATGGCGGTGAAGGCATGTCCCTCTGGGAAGCTCTTCCGTCCGTTGCTGTTGTTGGTGGCCAG AGTTCTGGAAAATCTTCAGTTTTGGAAAGCGTTGTTGGCAGAGATTTCCTTCCTCGTGGATCTG GTATTGTTACAAGGAGGCCACTGGTATTGCAACTTCATAAGATAGATGGCGGGTCTGATTATGCCGAGTTTCTTCATGCGCCCAGGAAGAAGTTTACTGATTTTG CTTCTGTCCGTAAGGAAATCGCAGATGAAACAGATCGCATTACTGGGAAGAGCAAGCAAATCTCTAATGTTCCAATTCATCTCAGTATATACTCTCCAAATG TTGTCAATCTAACCCTCATAGATCTTCCTGGTTTGACAAAGGTGGCTGTAG AGGGCCAGCCAGAGAGCATAGTTGAAGATATTGAAAATATGGTCCGTTCTTATGTGGAGAAG CCCAACAGCATCATATTGGCTATTTCTCCTGCGAATCAAGATATTGCCACTTCAGACGCCATAAAACTAGCTAGAGAAGTTGATCCTTCAG GTGAAAGAACCTTTGGTGTGCTGACAAAGCTTGATCTGATGGACAAGGGAACCAATGCTCTGGAT GTTCTTGAAGGGCGGTCATATAGGCTACAGCATCCCTGGGTTGGAATTGTTAATCGTTCACAAGCTGACATCAACAAGAATGTGGACATGATTGCTGCCCGTCGGAAGGAGAGAGAATATTTTGAAACAAGCCCCGAGTATGGACATTTGTCCAGTAAAATGGGTGCAGAGTATCTTGCAAAACTTTTGTCCAAG CATTTAGAGACAGTTATCAGACAGCGGATACCAAGTATCATTGCTCTAATAAACAAGACTATTGATGAGCTTAATGCAGAGTTGGACCGCATTGGCAGGCCTATTGCAGTAGACTCAGGG GCTCAGCTGTATACGATTCTAGAATTGTGTCGTGCATTTGACCGTGTATTTAAGGAACACCTTGATGGAGG GCGTCCTGGTGGAGATCGAATATATGGTGTTTTTGACCATCAACTACCAGCTGCTTTGAAGAAGCTGCCGTTTGATCGTCATCTCTCTATGAAAAATGTGCAAAAAGTTGTTTCAGAAGCTGATGGTTATCAGCCACATTTAATTGCTCCAGAACAGGGATACAGAAGACTAATTGATGGATCCATAAGCTATTTCAAAGGACCGGCGGAAGCAACTGTGGATGCA GTGCACTTTGTTTTGAAGGAACTTGTTCGGAAGTCAATAGCTTTAACGGAG GAACTGAAGCGATTTCCAACCCTTCAATCTGACATTGCTGCTGCTGCAAATGAAGCTTTGGAGAGATTTCGCGATGAAAGCCGAAGAACAGTTCAACGCCTGGTTGACATGGAGTCTAGCTATCTTACTGTGGAATTTTTCCGAAAGCTTCACCTAGAACCAGAGAAGAACACAAACACCAACCCAAATCAACCAGGCCCAAATGCGGATCGTTACAATGACAATCATTTCAGGAGGATTG GATCCAATGTCAGTGCCTATATTGGTATGGTTTGTGATACACTGAGGAACTCCATTCCGAAAGCTGTGGTTTATTGCCAGGTTCGAGAGGCTAAGAGATGTCTTCTGAATAACTTCTATGCTCAAGTTGGGAGGAGGGAg AAGGAGCGGCTTGGTGCAATGTTGGATGAGGATCCACAACTTATGGAGAGGAGAACCGCCATAGCTAAAAGGCTTGAGCTATACAAGTCAGCTAGGGACGAGATTGATTCAGTTGCATGGAAATGA